The genomic DNA AGCTTTTTGCGCATGCGTACATGTGGAATCCCGGCATCGTTGAAAGGTTCTTCCGAAATCGTCTCGTAACCGAGCTTCTCGTAAAACTTTTCAGCTTGACATTGAGCATCCAGTAGCGAATGCCGCAGCCCCAGCTCCCGTGCGCGTTCCTCCAGAGCCAGCAGTAATATACGTCCGTAACCTCCGGAGCGATGCTCCTTGAGAACTGCAATACGTTGCATTTTAGCTGTATCTTCCTCATAATAGGTCAAGCGTCCCGTTGCCACCATCTCACCATGATCAGAGATCAACAAATGATGTGCAGTATCCCCCAGCTTGTCAAAATGGTCAATTTCAATATCGGCAGGAACTTTCTGCTCCTCGACAAACACCTTGGTACGGATTAATATCGCTGCCTGTAGCTGTTCTTCTGTCGTCACACTA from Paenibacillus sp. FSL R10-2782 includes the following:
- a CDS encoding GNAT family N-acetyltransferase — translated: MAAEIISVTTEEQLQAAILIRTKVFVEEQKVPADIEIDHFDKLGDTAHHLLISDHGEMVATGRLTYYEEDTAKMQRIAVLKEHRSGGYGRILLLALEERARELGLRHSLLDAQCQAEKFYEKLGYETISEEPFNDAGIPHVRMRKKL